TGGTACCGTAAACACACTACGTCTTTGGAAATCTACTGCCACTGACGAATTTGATTTGGGTGAGTTTAATGCAGGTGATTATGCGGGGTCTGTGGCACAAAAAAATAATGCCGAACATATTTCCATGGTCTTATACCCCAATGATAGCAACGAAAATGGTAAAGAATTACGCCTGCGCCAGCAGTATTTTTTGGCATCGGCAAGCATTAAAGATGTGATTCGCCAATGGGTGGAAGTCAATGGCGAAGATTTCACTCACTTTGCAGCTAAAAACTGTTTTCAACTCAATGATACCCACCCTACGGTATCGGTAGCCGAATTGATGCGAATTTTGATGGATGATTATTGGTTAACATGGGATGATGCATGGGAGATTACCCAAAATACCATGGCATACACCAACCATACTTTGCTTCCCGAAGCTTTGGAGCGTTGGCCCGTACATTTATTTAGCCGCTTATTGCCACGTGTATTGGATATTATTTATGAAATCAATGCCCGTTTCCTTCAAGATTTAGCAAAAAAATACCCTGGTGATGTTGCGCGCCAACGCCGTATGTCTATCATTGAAGAGAGTGATGTGCAGCAAGTGCGCATGGCATATTTGGCGATTGTTGGTTCTTTTTCAATCAATGGTGTGGCGCAATTGCATTCAGATCTGTTGGCAGAAGGTTTATTCAATGATTTCTACCAATTATGGCCTGAAAAGTTTAACAACAAAACCAATGGTGTGACCCAACGCCGTTGGATGGCATGGTGCAATAAACCATTGAGCAAGTTGATTACAACACATATTGGTGATGGCTGGATAACCCAATTGGATGAATTAAAACAGCTTGCACCATTGGCTGATAAACCTGCATTCCGCAAACAATGGGCTGCATGTAAACTTGAAAACAAAGAACGTTTGTCTGCTGTGGTTAAAGATGTTTGCGGGGTTGCTTTTAGCCCGACTGCTATGTTTGATATTCAGGTCAAACGTATCCATGAATACAAACGCCAGTTGTTGAATGTATTACATGTGATTCATTTGTATGACCGCATCAAACGCGGTGACACGGATAATTGGACCAATCGCTGTGTATTGATTGGGGGCAAAGCTGCACCTGGTTATTACATGGCAAAACAAATCATCAAATTAGTGAGCAATGTTGCCGATGTGGTGAACAGTGACCCTGATGTGGGTGACAAACTTAAAATGGTTTTCTTCCCAAATTACCGTGTATCCGCGATGGAAGTGATTGCACCTGCTGCCGATTTATCTGAGCAGATTTCAACTGCGGGCAAAGAAGCATCGGGCACGGGCAACATGAAGTTTATGATGAATGGTGCATTAACCATTGGTACATTGGATGGTGCAAACATTGAAATTCGTGAAGAAGTTGGCGATAAAAACTTCTTCTTGTTTGGTTTAACTGCCGAAGAAGTCGAAGCCTCACGCGGTAATTATAATCCCAATACTATTATTGAAGCTGATGATGACTTTAAGCGGGTGATGAACTTGATTGAATGTGGGCATTTCAGCCAATTTGAACCGGGTTTATTTACTTCCATTACAGGGGCAATTCGTTGCAATGATGACCCATGGCTCACGGCTGCAGATTTCCGCTCATACATTGAAGCCCAACAAAAAGCATCCATGGCATATCAAGACAAAGAGCAATGGACAAAAATGAGTATTTATAACACTGCATACAGTGGCAAATTCTCAACAGACCGTACCATGCACGATTACAATCGTGATATTTGGAAGTTGAAGCCCGTCAAACCACAAACGTCCTGAACCAACCCCACAGGTTAAGCATAGTTAACTCAATACTTCAAGCAGCTTAACAAGCTGCCTGTTGCTGTATGGGCGGGCATGGCACATCGCCATAAGAGCAGTATACACAGCAGTCCCCTACTTTGGGTTTAAGCACAACATGGCAAGCCGTACACTCATAAAACCATTGGCAAGCATCTGTTGGCATGGTTTCCTGTTTACTAAAGCCACATTCTGGGCATGTAATGGTTGAATTAGGAATAATTTCTTTTGTCATGATCATTCTCCTTTGATGAACCTTTGTTCCATAAAACATACAAAAACAAAGCTGTAAAAAATACCGATAAGGGTAATAAAACAACATCCAAGTAACCCACCCAAACTGAAAGAACAATACCTGCCAATAGCATAATTGCCATAACAGCCCGTACCCAAAACCATGTTACTTGGGGAGGTATACAACCCTGGTCAGCGCATCTTTTTTATGATTGCCCATGCTGCCAGCCGAGCCAAAACAACAAAACAAAGGACGAAACGGTTCAAAAAGCATAAAATACGATGCTAAGCCCCCTGCAAAAACAGCCCCAAACAATGATGTTTTCTGGCTGGATACCGTGTGAATTATTCATGATCGTGCGCCATCGCATTTAAAATCGGACACAAATCACCCTTATCTTTTTGCTCACATTGCTCTGCAAGTTCGAGTAATACATGCTGCATGCGTAAAAGACTTTGAATACGCAAAGCAATTTCACCCGCTTTGTTCGTAGCAATTTGGCGCACTTCTTCACAATTGCTTTCTCCCGAACGCAATGACAAAAGTATTTTGATTTCTTCAAGGGTAAAACCAAGTGTTTTAGCATGTACAATAAATAATAATCGTTTGGCATCTGCTGCCGAATAAATACGGTAATCTGATGCTGATCGCTTAGGTTTGCTTAATAAACCTCGCCTCTCATAATAACGAATAGTATCAATATTAACGTTTGTTTTTTTTGCTAGCTCACCAATTTTCATGCTGCAATGATAAACCATAAAGTATGGTCAAGGGTCAACCTATTTGTTTAAACCCTATATTTTATTAAAGAAGAAGCTCCCAAAAGACCTGCATTATCTTTAAGTGCCGAAGGCAAAATGCGTACTTTGTTTTGTTGCGGTGGAATGAGCTGTGCATTCAGTGCATTCATCATGCTTGGGTGCAGCATGTCCCATGCGCCAATCAACCCTCCACTGATGGTGACGGTATGAATATCTAAGAGTTTGATGGCTTCGGCAATGGCTCGCCCAAGATAAGTGCCTGCGCTTTCGATGATGGCCTTGGCTTCTTTGTTTCCCTGCATGGCGCGTTCAAAAACGACTTTTGTTTCAAGTTTTTCACCTGAAATCTCAGCATATCGTGTGCTGATTGCTGTGGCTGAGGCATAAGCTTCAACACAACCATGATGACCACAGCCGCAAAGCCTTGCATCGTCATCATGCTCCACGCGCAAATGCCCAAACTCCATCGCCATGCCACTTTCACCTGTGTAAGGCTGATTGTTGAGGATTAAACCACCACCAATGCCTGTGCCAAGTGTGATATGTAATAGGTTATTCATGCCTTTGCCTGCACCAAAACTTTGTTCGCCAATGGCAGCACATAAGGCATCATTTTGCGCAAATACAGGCATGCTGAGCTGTTGGGATAATGATTCGGCAAGCTTGAAATTGTGCAGTTGTGGAATATTGGGTGAGCTGGCTAAGATACCTGAATCACCCATGAAAAATCCTGGGAAACCGATGCCCAAACCAATGATATTCACATCCAACAGTGGTTTAGCAGCTTGGCTGATGGTATTCACAATAGCTTGCGCTGCTGCTTCACTGGAAAGCCCTGACAGTTGGCTAAACTGGGTTTGCACACGGACTTCTTGCACGATATGACCACCCGCTTGCACTCGCGCCAAACGTAAATTCGTGCCGCCAATGTCTGCGGCAAGTACATCACCCGCATTAGTCATCCAAAAGCTCAGTGTATAGCTGCACATAAGCCTCTGCTGAAGCTTGCCATGATGAATCACGTTTAAGCGCACGGCTGCGAATACGTGCCCATGTTGCTGGTTTCTGGAATACAGCAACAGCTTGTTCGACCGCAACATCAAATGCTTGCGGGGTGGCATCTTCAAAATGAAAACCTGTGCCTTGCTTGGCATTTTGATTGTAGTCCACCACGGTATCTTTTAAACCGCCAGTGGCGCGAACAATAGGGATATTTCCGTAGCGCATTGCCATCAATTGCCCAAGTCCACACGGTTCAAAACGCGATGGCATGAGAAACATATCACCCGCCGCATAGATTTCGCGGGCAACACTTTCGCTAAACCCTTGATAAAAATACATTTGCGTCGGATTGGCAGCGGCAAGTGCTGTGAGTGCTGCTTCGCTACCTGTATCACCTGAACCAAGAATAGCCAACTGATAACCACGGTCTAACCATGTTTGGATGTTGGTAAGCAACAAATCAATGCCTTTTTGCTCAGCAAGGCGTGAAATCAAGGTTAATAGCGGTACTTTGGCATCCACAGTTAAACCCGTTTGACTTTGTAATGCTTTTTTACATGCCTTTTTGCCTGTAATTTTACCCGCACCAAAGTTACTGTATATCACAGTATCAGTTTGAGGGTTCCAAGCATCCAAATCCAAACCATTCACAATACCCGATAATTTATCCGCATGATGTTGTAAAAAACCTTCAAGCTGACAACCATATTCAGGTGTCATGATTTCTTTGGCATAAGTAGGGCTAACTGTGGTTAGCGCATGGGCAGCTTCAATACCTGCTTTCATGCAGTTGATTTGACCATGAAATTCATAACCATCCATATGAAAATATTGGCTAGGTAAACCCAAACGATGAATCCATTCAGGTGGGAATATGCCCTGATAAGCAAGGTTATGAATCGTATACACCGTCTTGGCGCGGCTTAAGTTGGGATGATGAATATATTGTGTTTTTTTGAGCAACGGAACCATACCTGTTTGCCAATCATGACAATGGATAATATCCACAGGAGCATCCATTTTAGCAATGGCTTCAAGGGCAACACGGTCAAACAAGGTAAAACGAAGCAGGTTGTCTTCATACGCACCACCTGCAAGGCCATAAATGCCTTCGCGGTCAAACAAATCATCTTGCTCAACCAAAATGAACCTAAGTTTATCTACAACGGTTTCATGCAGTGGACACTGACGCTGAAAACCATCCACCCACATTTCAATACTGATGTTGAGTGGTTGGGTTGCAACATTGTTTTGATTTAGGTGTTGACGATAAAATGGTAGAATCACCGTCACCTGATGCCCCAAACTTTGCAACGCCAGAGGCAAGGAACCTGCCACATCCGCAAGTCCTCCTGTTTTAGCAAGTGGTGTTGCTTCAGATGCAATAAATACAATGTTGAGTTGCCCCATGTTTACCTCCAAATCCTTCAATGACAAACGCACTTTAACAGATAAGTTTATTTTTTTCTTCTATCTATTACTTACATCAGAAAGGCTTTATAAACATTAGCTTTTATCTCTGTTTTAAGCTAAGTTGCACCTGTGATACAGTTTTTTTATTTGGAGGAACGGGATGTCTAAGTTAACACAAATGGCAAGCTGGAAAGCATTGGAAGCGCATGCACAAGAGATGAAAAAAGTACACATGCGCGACTTATTTGCCCAAGATCCCCAACGCTTTGAGAAATACTCCTTAAAACTCAATGATATCTTGGTGGATTATTCCAAGAATATCATGAACGAAGAAACTAAAACCAAACTTTTGGATTTGGCGCGTGAGCGTAATCTCGAAAGCTGTATTGAACGTTTATTTTCCGCAAAAAAAGTTAATATCACAGAAAACAGATTGGTACTGCACACAGCTCTGCGTAACCGCTCCAACCGCCCTATGATTGTTGATGGTGAAGATGTGATGCCTGATATTAATCGTGTACTGGCGCGTATGCGCAAACTTGTGGATACCGTGCGTTCAGGTGAATGGTTAGGCAGCACGGGAAAACCCATTACAGACATTGTAAACATTGGTATTGGTGGCTCAGATTTAGGGCCTGTGATGATGACAGAAGCACTCAAACCTTATGGGCGGGCTGGCGGGCTGGATATTCACTTTATCTCCAATGTCGATGGAACACATGCCGTTGAAGTATTGCGCCATTTACACAGGGAAACCACGCTGTTTGTCATCGCATCCAAAACATTCACCACCCAAGAAACCATGACCAATGCAAGAACGGCCCGCGATTGGTTTCTAACCCGTGGCGGCACATTACAAGCCGTATCCAAACACTTTATTGCCGTATCCGCCAACACCAAAGCCGCGACCAACTTTGGTATAGACCCTGAAAATATTTTTGAATTTTGGGATTGGGTAGGTGGTCGCTATTCATTGTGGAGTGCAGTGGGTTTATCCACAGCATTGTATATTGGTATGGACAATTTTGAGGCATTGCTTGAAGGCGCACATGAAATGGACGAACATTTCAGAACCGCCCCCTTAGAAGAAAATATACCTGTGATACTCGCCATGCTTGGCATTTGGTACAACAACTTCTTTGATGCAGATTCCCATGCCTTATTGCCGTATGACCAATATATGCATCGTTTTTCTGCTTATGTACAGCAATTGGACATGGAAAGTAATGGTAAAAAAGTCACCACCGACGGTGAACAAGTGGATTACTCCACAGGGCCAATCATTTGGGGTGAACCAGGTACCAACGGGCAACATGCCTTCTATCAACTGATTCACCAAGGTACCAAACTTGTACCTTGTGATTTTATTGCTCCGATTGAAACCAAAAACCCAGTCGGTCGCCATCATCCTATCTTATTAACCCACTTCTTTGCCCAAACAGAAGCCTTGATGCTGGGTAAAACTGAAGAAGAAGTACGCCAAGATTTAAGAAATAAAACAGAAGAAGAAATCGAAATGTTACTGCCGCACATGGTCTTTGAAGGCAACCGCCCCACCAACTCCATCTTATTCCAAATGTTAACCCCCAAAACATTAGGTAGCTTGATTGCCATGTATGAACAAAAAGTGTTCGTACAAGCCGAAATCTGGGGCTTAAATGCTTATGACCAATGGGGTGTTGAGCTTGGCAAAGTATTAGCGAAGAAAATCTTGGCAGAACTTGATGATTACGATGAAGTGACCAGCCATGATTCATCAACCAATGGTTTGCTGAACTATTATAAAGATAATCGTAAAGAATGATTGTTTAAATGTTTGGCTGCATATAAAAAAACACATACTTTATACGTATGTATATTTGGCATGATACGTGTATATTAGTAATATTGTAGTTATGGAGATTTATGATGGCTACGAAGTTAACACTTTCTCTCAACGAACAAACCATAAAAAAAGCAAAGGTTTGGGCAAAAGAACATCATGCCAGTTTGTCTGGGCTTGTTGAAAACTACTTTGAATCATTGGTTTCGAATCAAGCTGACTTGCCGCCTATCGCCCCAAAAACAAAGGCACTTTCAGGCATGTTTAAGGCAGATGATGAAGGGTTGTCATATAAACAGTTGGTACAAAAATATAAAGGCAAGCCATGAAAACTTATGTTGATTCCGATGTGATTTTAGATGTACTGCTAGGAAGAGAGGTATTCTTGATTGAATCCAGTCAAATTCTTAACCTTTGCGAAACACATGAAATAACAGGCTGCACCACCACGCTAGCTATCGCAAACATCTATTATATTTTAACCCGTTATGATTCTAATTCAGCAAAGACAGCCATCAAGTCCTTGCGTGAAATACTACAGGTACTTCCCGTTACTGATGAAGACATTGGCAAGTCATTACACTCTAAGTTTAAAGATTTTGAAGATGGTGTGCAAAACTTTGTCGCTGAAAATCATGCCTGCAACTGCATCATTACACGAAACAAAAAAAGACTGTGCTCATAGCCATCTAAAAATTTTTACACCCAAAGAATACTTATTAACCCATACTGAAAGTAATCATTAACAACGGTCATACGTCTGATTAAGCCGCAAGCTCTTTTGCCAACATGCATGCTTCATGTCTGGGATATTTTTTAATCGCCAAGACCAATTTCCTTCCAGTGTACCAGGTGTATTAAGTTTGGCTTCTGTGCCCAGTTCTAATAAGTCTTGCATGGGAATCACGCTTAAAAGTGCAGGTGAAGCCAAGGCTGCCTCAATCAATGCCCACGGCATATCTTCAGCTGTGGCGTGTAACACGTCTAAAGCGTGTTGTTGCACATGCGGCTCACTATGCTCAAACCAACCCATCGTCGTATCATTATCATGCGTTCCTGTATAAACCACACTGTCTTCTTCGTGGTTTTCAGGTAAATATGGGTTGTCGCTGTCGCCACCAAAGGCAAACTGTAGGATTTTCATGCCAGGCAACCCAAACTTTTTGCGAAGGGTAGTGACTTCATCAGTGATGATACCCAAATCTTCGGCAACTAAGGGCAGTTTACCCAGTTCATTCTGCAAGGTTTGCAATAAAGCATCCCCTGGCACAGTGCGCCATTTGCCAATCAAACCTGTGTCGCTATCGGCGGGAATCACCCAGCACGCTTCCAAGGCGCGGAAGTGGTCGATGCGTAACATATGCATCCATTCCAACTGACGAGAAACTCGCCTTACCCACCACTTAAAACCATCTTGTTGCAATACGTCCCATTGGTACAAAGGGTTACCCCAGCGTTGCCCTGTTTCTGAGAAATAATCAGGGGGTACACCTGCAACTTCGGTGCATTCACCTTGTTCATTGAGGGTGAAGAATTGCGGGTTTGCCCAAACATCAGCCGAATCATGTGCTACATAAATGGGCAAATCGCCAAAGAGTTGCACACCTTTGCTTTCGGCATAGACCTTGATGGCTTGCCATTGTTCGGCAAAGATAAATTGCTCAAAAGTGACTTGTTGAATGCGTGTTTGATGTTCATTTCGCGCGACTTTTAACGCTTGTTCATCACGGTTACGTAAATCATCAGCCCATTGCCACCAAGCAGCACTATTGGTGGCTGATTTAAGCGCAGAAAACAAAGCGAAATCATCCAACCAGTAAGCTTGTTGTGTTTGGAAAGCTGCGACTTGCTCGGCTAGCCCTGTATTATTCAGTACCTCTTGCCAAAACGATTGTGCAGCTTGTTGGCGGTATGCGGCATGTTGTTCAGCCGATACATTTTTTAACATGATGCCTTGGGGTAACCAGCCTGCAGCTAAACATGGGCGCAAATCAATCAATTCGGGATTACCTGCAAAGGTGGATAAGGATTCATAGGGTGAACCATGCCCGTGGGTTGGCCCTAAGGGTAAAAACTGCCAAACGCGGAAACCACCTGCACTTATGCTGTCGATAAAGGTTAACGCTTCTTGCCCCAATACACCTTTATGAAAAGGACTTG
This genomic stretch from Ghiorsea bivora harbors:
- a CDS encoding glycogen/starch/alpha-glucan phosphorylase, which gives rise to MSKAQPHIRSITEVPRVGQSSDDLIQGIQRHFLRTLGLSEACISDHYKYQALALTIRDRLMENWRDTKEAVQETNGKRTYYLSLEFLIGRALGNAILNLGLNEQTTKALHDLGINCEEMIEAEHDAGLGNGGLGRLAACFIDSCATLQLPVTGYGIRYEYGMFRQSIVNGFQQEAPDHWLREGNIWEMERPEYTQAVHFGGYSETYHDDNGNMRLRWVNTNDVLAVPFDTPIPGYKNGTVNTLRLWKSTATDEFDLGEFNAGDYAGSVAQKNNAEHISMVLYPNDSNENGKELRLRQQYFLASASIKDVIRQWVEVNGEDFTHFAAKNCFQLNDTHPTVSVAELMRILMDDYWLTWDDAWEITQNTMAYTNHTLLPEALERWPVHLFSRLLPRVLDIIYEINARFLQDLAKKYPGDVARQRRMSIIEESDVQQVRMAYLAIVGSFSINGVAQLHSDLLAEGLFNDFYQLWPEKFNNKTNGVTQRRWMAWCNKPLSKLITTHIGDGWITQLDELKQLAPLADKPAFRKQWAACKLENKERLSAVVKDVCGVAFSPTAMFDIQVKRIHEYKRQLLNVLHVIHLYDRIKRGDTDNWTNRCVLIGGKAAPGYYMAKQIIKLVSNVADVVNSDPDVGDKLKMVFFPNYRVSAMEVIAPAADLSEQISTAGKEASGTGNMKFMMNGALTIGTLDGANIEIREEVGDKNFFLFGLTAEEVEASRGNYNPNTIIEADDDFKRVMNLIECGHFSQFEPGLFTSITGAIRCNDDPWLTAADFRSYIEAQQKASMAYQDKEQWTKMSIYNTAYSGKFSTDRTMHDYNRDIWKLKPVKPQTS
- a CDS encoding GDCCVxC domain-containing (seleno)protein, with translation MTKEIIPNSTITCPECGFSKQETMPTDACQWFYECTACHVVLKPKVGDCCVYCSYGDVPCPPIQQQAAC
- a CDS encoding mercury resistance system transport protein MerF produces the protein MAIMLLAGIVLSVWVGYLDVVLLPLSVFFTALFLYVLWNKGSSKENDHDKRNYS
- a CDS encoding heavy metal-responsive transcriptional regulator — translated: MKIGELAKKTNVNIDTIRYYERRGLLSKPKRSASDYRIYSAADAKRLLFIVHAKTLGFTLEEIKILLSLRSGESNCEEVRQIATNKAGEIALRIQSLLRMQHVLLELAEQCEQKDKGDLCPILNAMAHDHE
- a CDS encoding ROK family protein; its protein translation is MTNAGDVLAADIGGTNLRLARVQAGGHIVQEVRVQTQFSQLSGLSSEAAAQAIVNTISQAAKPLLDVNIIGLGIGFPGFFMGDSGILASSPNIPQLHNFKLAESLSQQLSMPVFAQNDALCAAIGEQSFGAGKGMNNLLHITLGTGIGGGLILNNQPYTGESGMAMEFGHLRVEHDDDARLCGCGHHGCVEAYASATAISTRYAEISGEKLETKVVFERAMQGNKEAKAIIESAGTYLGRAIAEAIKLLDIHTVTISGGLIGAWDMLHPSMMNALNAQLIPPQQNKVRILPSALKDNAGLLGASSLIKYRV
- the glgA gene encoding glycogen synthase GlgA yields the protein MGQLNIVFIASEATPLAKTGGLADVAGSLPLALQSLGHQVTVILPFYRQHLNQNNVATQPLNISIEMWVDGFQRQCPLHETVVDKLRFILVEQDDLFDREGIYGLAGGAYEDNLLRFTLFDRVALEAIAKMDAPVDIIHCHDWQTGMVPLLKKTQYIHHPNLSRAKTVYTIHNLAYQGIFPPEWIHRLGLPSQYFHMDGYEFHGQINCMKAGIEAAHALTTVSPTYAKEIMTPEYGCQLEGFLQHHADKLSGIVNGLDLDAWNPQTDTVIYSNFGAGKITGKKACKKALQSQTGLTVDAKVPLLTLISRLAEQKGIDLLLTNIQTWLDRGYQLAILGSGDTGSEAALTALAAANPTQMYFYQGFSESVAREIYAAGDMFLMPSRFEPCGLGQLMAMRYGNIPIVRATGGLKDTVVDYNQNAKQGTGFHFEDATPQAFDVAVEQAVAVFQKPATWARIRSRALKRDSSWQASAEAYVQLYTELLDD
- the pgi gene encoding glucose-6-phosphate isomerase → MSKLTQMASWKALEAHAQEMKKVHMRDLFAQDPQRFEKYSLKLNDILVDYSKNIMNEETKTKLLDLARERNLESCIERLFSAKKVNITENRLVLHTALRNRSNRPMIVDGEDVMPDINRVLARMRKLVDTVRSGEWLGSTGKPITDIVNIGIGGSDLGPVMMTEALKPYGRAGGLDIHFISNVDGTHAVEVLRHLHRETTLFVIASKTFTTQETMTNARTARDWFLTRGGTLQAVSKHFIAVSANTKAATNFGIDPENIFEFWDWVGGRYSLWSAVGLSTALYIGMDNFEALLEGAHEMDEHFRTAPLEENIPVILAMLGIWYNNFFDADSHALLPYDQYMHRFSAYVQQLDMESNGKKVTTDGEQVDYSTGPIIWGEPGTNGQHAFYQLIHQGTKLVPCDFIAPIETKNPVGRHHPILLTHFFAQTEALMLGKTEEEVRQDLRNKTEEEIEMLLPHMVFEGNRPTNSILFQMLTPKTLGSLIAMYEQKVFVQAEIWGLNAYDQWGVELGKVLAKKILAELDDYDEVTSHDSSTNGLLNYYKDNRKE
- a CDS encoding DUF6364 family protein, giving the protein MMATKLTLSLNEQTIKKAKVWAKEHHASLSGLVENYFESLVSNQADLPPIAPKTKALSGMFKADDEGLSYKQLVQKYKGKP
- a CDS encoding PIN domain-containing protein, which codes for MKTYVDSDVILDVLLGREVFLIESSQILNLCETHEITGCTTTLAIANIYYILTRYDSNSAKTAIKSLREILQVLPVTDEDIGKSLHSKFKDFEDGVQNFVAENHACNCIITRNKKRLCS
- the malQ gene encoding 4-alpha-glucanotransferase, whose protein sequence is MSLTMQSQWIDRRSSAVLLHITSLPSPFHKGVLGQEALTFIDSISAGGFRVWQFLPLGPTHGHGSPYESLSTFAGNPELIDLRPCLAAGWLPQGIMLKNVSAEQHAAYRQQAAQSFWQEVLNNTGLAEQVAAFQTQQAYWLDDFALFSALKSATNSAAWWQWADDLRNRDEQALKVARNEHQTRIQQVTFEQFIFAEQWQAIKVYAESKGVQLFGDLPIYVAHDSADVWANPQFFTLNEQGECTEVAGVPPDYFSETGQRWGNPLYQWDVLQQDGFKWWVRRVSRQLEWMHMLRIDHFRALEACWVIPADSDTGLIGKWRTVPGDALLQTLQNELGKLPLVAEDLGIITDEVTTLRKKFGLPGMKILQFAFGGDSDNPYLPENHEEDSVVYTGTHDNDTTMGWFEHSEPHVQQHALDVLHATAEDMPWALIEAALASPALLSVIPMQDLLELGTEAKLNTPGTLEGNWSWRLKNIPDMKHACWQKSLRLNQTYDRC